In the Cytophagales bacterium genome, one interval contains:
- a CDS encoding helix-turn-helix transcriptional regulator, translated as MEKIDIKTLEASANIFKAIAHPMRLAIIDALEGKGRMNVKEIYENVGLVQTAASRHLRILKDKGILNCTRNGKNVYYYLQYPDIKLVIQGMQGCATR; from the coding sequence ATGGAAAAAATAGATATTAAAACATTAGAAGCATCAGCAAATATTTTTAAAGCTATCGCACATCCCATGCGTTTAGCAATAATTGATGCTTTAGAAGGAAAAGGAAGAATGAACGTTAAAGAAATATATGAAAACGTGGGATTAGTACAAACTGCGGCTTCCCGGCATCTGAGAATTTTAAAGGATAAGGGCATTTTGAACTGTACGAGAAATGGTAAAAATGTTTATTATTATTTACAATATCCGGACATTAAACTAGTGATACAAGGTATGCAAGGATGCGCTACGAGGTAA
- a CDS encoding Crp/Fnr family transcriptional regulator, with protein MLIKIMQLSTPQCQHCINREINPFHFCNTDEISKINDHKTYSVYQRGQVIFQQGSNPIGLFCIYSGKVKIYKHGSDGKEQIVRVVKPGGFVGYRSLLAETQYSAYAAAMEDAAICLIPRREFFSLMHTNNRVSDAMMKLLCKNLQEAEEKIVDIAYTPIRGRIAEALLLLEKSYRVDNNKNVVVPITRKDLASIVGTAQESAIRLLSEFKREKLIEINGRKITIIDTKGLLSIANIYN; from the coding sequence ATGCTAATTAAAATTATGCAATTATCAACCCCACAATGTCAACACTGTATAAATAGAGAGATAAACCCATTTCACTTCTGCAATACGGATGAAATTTCCAAGATCAATGATCATAAAACTTATTCTGTATATCAACGGGGGCAAGTTATTTTCCAGCAGGGGAGCAATCCGATTGGTTTGTTTTGTATTTATTCAGGAAAAGTAAAGATATATAAGCATGGAAGTGACGGTAAGGAACAAATAGTGCGCGTAGTGAAACCAGGAGGTTTTGTCGGATACAGGTCATTACTTGCCGAGACGCAATATTCAGCTTATGCTGCTGCCATGGAAGATGCGGCAATATGTTTGATACCAAGGCGCGAGTTCTTTTCATTGATGCATACTAACAATCGTGTTTCTGATGCTATGATGAAACTATTATGCAAGAATCTACAGGAAGCAGAAGAAAAAATAGTGGATATTGCTTACACTCCTATCAGGGGTAGAATTGCCGAAGCATTGTTATTACTGGAAAAATCTTACCGGGTTGATAATAACAAAAATGTCGTGGTACCCATTACCAGGAAGGACCTGGCAAGTATCGTAGGTACTGCCCAGGAATCAGCGATCCGATTATTATCTGAATTTAAGAGAGAAAAACTCATAGAAATTAACGGTAGAAAGATCACAATCATAGATACCAAAGGTTTACTGAGCATTGCTAACATTTATAATTAA